A single Crateriforma conspicua DNA region contains:
- the pgsW gene encoding poly-gamma-glutamate system protein has translation MKKVYWRPKAVSRTGLFLIGLTSLAGLTLVENFRVQQRQPNFDEKLAAAKLASQAYDVIYDARIERGHEIDETMDLVHSGVLGIAMSEVTSLSGDVTAKRTSINPNFAAVAVQMLRDAGVENGDTIAIGVSGSFPGINACVYAAAETMNLKPIIITSGAASQWGANLPDLLWIDMERILVDQGVFRSRAIAASIGGFEDRGLGLSDGGRQAIEEGISRNGLSLLEATTFEASVEERMNLYDKHAGSQPIKAYINVGAGTVSVGRTLGKQMFSPGLNLIPPVQIRQTDGIMPRFILRGVPVIHFAQIADIAEKYGMPVPPLEPPAPGEASVFEAIEYSKPLAASLLGLLTIMMYAFVRSDIGSRLLKLNKSPKKDATAEPML, from the coding sequence ATGAAAAAAGTCTATTGGCGTCCCAAAGCCGTTTCACGCACCGGACTGTTCTTGATCGGTTTGACATCGTTGGCCGGTTTGACCCTGGTCGAAAACTTTCGTGTCCAACAACGTCAGCCGAACTTTGATGAAAAGCTGGCTGCCGCGAAACTTGCATCGCAAGCGTACGACGTCATCTATGACGCCCGGATCGAACGTGGCCACGAAATCGATGAAACGATGGACTTGGTCCACAGTGGTGTGCTGGGCATCGCGATGAGCGAAGTGACCAGTTTGTCGGGTGATGTCACGGCCAAGCGGACCAGTATCAATCCCAACTTTGCCGCCGTCGCAGTGCAAATGCTGCGTGACGCCGGCGTCGAAAACGGCGACACGATCGCAATCGGGGTCAGTGGATCGTTCCCCGGTATCAACGCATGCGTCTATGCGGCCGCGGAAACGATGAATTTGAAACCGATCATCATCACCAGCGGCGCCGCATCCCAGTGGGGTGCCAATTTGCCCGACCTGTTGTGGATCGATATGGAACGAATCCTTGTCGACCAAGGCGTCTTTCGGTCACGTGCGATCGCGGCATCCATCGGCGGCTTTGAAGACCGCGGCTTGGGATTGAGCGATGGTGGACGTCAAGCAATCGAGGAGGGCATCTCACGAAACGGGCTGTCCCTATTGGAGGCCACGACGTTCGAAGCGTCCGTGGAAGAACGAATGAATCTGTATGACAAGCACGCCGGCAGCCAGCCGATCAAAGCGTACATCAACGTCGGCGCCGGAACGGTTTCGGTCGGTCGCACGCTGGGCAAGCAGATGTTTTCACCAGGCCTGAACTTGATTCCTCCCGTACAAATCCGCCAGACCGATGGGATCATGCCGCGTTTCATCCTTCGCGGCGTCCCCGTCATTCACTTCGCGCAAATTGCCGACATCGCCGAAAAATACGGCATGCCCGTACCGCCTTTGGAACCGCCCGCCCCCGGTGAAGCCAGCGTGTTCGAAGCGATTGAATACAGCAAGCCGCTGGCGGCATCACTGCTGGGCCTGTTGACGATCATGATGTACGCGTTTGTCCGCAGCGATATCGGTTCGCGTCTGCTGAAGCTAAACAAATCGCCCAAGAAAGACGCTACAGCGGAACCGATGCTGTAG
- the pgsC gene encoding poly-gamma-glutamate biosynthesis protein PgsC, whose translation MMMTEFADQMMVSVGVGLVISLIFSELFGLAAGGMVVPGFIALNLGRPLDVALTLVAAAATYLIVHSLGTFIIIFGRRRTVLMILMGYSVRLLMDMMPTEHLVSVDLFATGDATAQVVGYILPGLIAIWMDRQGWLETISALFTASVAIRMVLILIYGAALA comes from the coding sequence ATGATGATGACAGAATTTGCGGATCAAATGATGGTCTCGGTCGGTGTCGGCCTGGTGATCAGCTTGATCTTCTCGGAGCTTTTCGGTCTGGCCGCAGGCGGTATGGTCGTCCCCGGTTTCATTGCATTGAATCTGGGACGACCGCTGGACGTTGCCCTGACCTTGGTCGCCGCGGCGGCGACGTACTTAATCGTTCACTCGCTGGGCACCTTTATCATCATCTTTGGTCGTCGCCGGACGGTCCTGATGATTTTGATGGGATACAGTGTTCGACTATTGATGGACATGATGCCGACAGAACATTTGGTCAGTGTTGATCTGTTCGCGACCGGCGACGCGACCGCACAAGTGGTGGGCTATATCTTGCCTGGACTGATCGCGATTTGGATGGATCGTCAAGGATGGCTGGAAACCATATCCGCACTTTTCACTGCGTCGGTCGCGATTCGTATGGTTCTGATTTTGATCTATGGCGCTGCCTTGGCTTGA
- the pgsB gene encoding poly-gamma-glutamate synthase PgsB — MTAELALLGTTGAVIAGGVVESLVHRRTLKQIPIRIHVNGTRGKSSVARLIAAGLRAGGIRTCCKTTGTLPRMILPDGTEYPVFRPSRANVIEQIRIVRTAVELECQALVIECMALIPFLQWLCEDKLVRATHGVITNAREDHLDVMGPTERDVAKALAGMVPVGTKLYTAERDHLDVFQAAADDRGTETIPVTESDVATITPLDLAGFCYVEHAENVALALKVCQDLGVDRGVALRGMWESPPDPGAMLAYEMDFFHRQINFVNGFAANDPESTQRIWEMALERYPGVDRRIAIFNCRLDRPDRSDQLGRVVASWPPADKYLLIGTGTYIFARAATSAGMDPMKLVFAEDQPVDQVFEIIVELSERCSLVMGMANIAGIGLDLVRHFANRSIRRELK, encoded by the coding sequence GTGACAGCCGAACTTGCGCTGCTCGGTACCACCGGCGCAGTGATCGCCGGCGGTGTCGTTGAATCTTTGGTTCACCGCCGAACACTGAAACAGATTCCCATTCGCATCCACGTCAACGGAACTCGGGGAAAATCAAGCGTCGCCCGCCTGATCGCCGCAGGCCTACGCGCCGGCGGTATCCGCACTTGTTGCAAGACCACGGGGACGCTGCCACGAATGATTCTGCCCGACGGGACCGAATACCCCGTGTTTCGTCCGTCGCGTGCCAATGTCATTGAACAGATCCGAATCGTTCGCACCGCTGTGGAATTGGAATGCCAGGCCTTGGTGATTGAATGCATGGCGTTGATACCGTTTCTGCAGTGGTTATGCGAAGACAAACTAGTCCGTGCAACACACGGCGTGATCACCAACGCGCGTGAAGATCACTTGGATGTGATGGGGCCGACCGAGCGTGACGTCGCTAAAGCTCTTGCGGGCATGGTGCCCGTCGGAACCAAGCTGTACACCGCCGAACGTGACCACCTGGACGTCTTTCAAGCCGCGGCCGATGACCGTGGCACCGAAACGATCCCGGTGACCGAATCTGACGTGGCGACCATTACCCCGTTGGACCTGGCCGGATTCTGTTATGTCGAACACGCCGAAAACGTTGCGCTGGCTTTAAAAGTGTGCCAGGACCTGGGTGTCGATCGTGGTGTGGCACTTCGCGGCATGTGGGAATCCCCGCCCGATCCCGGCGCGATGTTGGCCTATGAGATGGACTTCTTTCATCGCCAGATCAACTTCGTCAACGGTTTTGCCGCCAATGATCCGGAATCGACCCAACGCATTTGGGAAATGGCACTGGAACGATATCCGGGTGTCGATCGTCGGATCGCGATCTTCAACTGCCGACTGGACCGTCCGGATCGCAGCGATCAATTGGGTCGTGTCGTGGCATCATGGCCGCCGGCGGACAAATACTTATTGATCGGAACCGGTACGTACATCTTCGCCCGCGCTGCGACGTCGGCCGGCATGGATCCGATGAAGCTTGTCTTTGCCGAAGACCAACCGGTGGATCAAGTGTTCGAGATCATTGTCGAATTATCCGAACGCTGCAGCCTGGTCATGGGTATGGCCAACATTGCGGGTATCGGCCTGGATTTGGTTCGACACTTTGCCAACCGCAGCATCCGACGCGAATTGAAATAG
- a CDS encoding tetratricopeptide repeat protein, producing MISPHPILDLTCTLSLHDFSVVDYQHLLSVCEQQRRNRWVDNARAVCLMRLERIDEALEIFRRIALSPGTCVLRGDLPDEIKLNYASALLAKGQLIGALDVLDELGDPNQWMAIQIRCVLLDWEKSLPWWKRILWRAGRLEFATPVSVDFELGVWPPAGVSIPGRSIDRAGTSDGFGRITGDDKADPASVPL from the coding sequence ATGATTTCACCCCATCCCATTCTTGATTTGACATGCACACTTTCACTGCACGATTTCAGCGTCGTGGACTACCAACACTTGCTTTCGGTATGCGAACAGCAACGACGAAACCGGTGGGTCGACAACGCCCGCGCGGTCTGCTTGATGCGATTGGAAAGGATCGACGAAGCTTTGGAAATCTTCCGTCGCATCGCCTTGAGCCCCGGCACTTGCGTCCTGCGTGGCGACTTGCCGGACGAGATCAAACTGAACTACGCTTCCGCCTTATTGGCGAAGGGGCAGTTGATCGGCGCCTTGGACGTATTGGATGAACTGGGGGATCCGAACCAGTGGATGGCGATTCAGATTCGTTGCGTCTTGTTGGATTGGGAAAAATCGCTTCCCTGGTGGAAAAGGATCCTTTGGCGAGCCGGACGTCTGGAGTTTGCCACACCGGTTTCGGTGGATTTTGAACTCGGCGTTTGGCCGCCCGCGGGAGTGTCGATTCCCGGGCGATCGATCGACCGTGCTGGCACCTCTGATGGGTTCGGTCGCATTACCGGTGACGACAAAGCGGATCCCGCATCCGTCCCGCTTTAA
- a CDS encoding serine/threonine-protein kinase, protein MNWRIGSGGFAEVFAATDTLLGIQVALKVLHHAANDDAVLDDFRREVRLTMRLDHPGILPIRDASIIEGHLVIVTPLADQTLAERLQKRIRFETAYGYVTQLLDAVAYAHDSGVVHCDIKPENVLLFGAQTLRLTDFGIAKAGSKTMTGAGTGTVGYMAPEQAMGRPSPRSDVFSIGLISHRIFAGRWAEYPFQWPLPGTENLRRRLHRDAVDVIRKSLELNPRHRYRSASSMLDAWKRQRQKAMRFARRKRATATAASSTRS, encoded by the coding sequence TTGAATTGGCGTATCGGGTCGGGTGGTTTTGCGGAGGTGTTCGCGGCAACCGACACGCTGCTGGGAATACAAGTCGCGCTGAAAGTGCTGCACCATGCAGCCAATGACGATGCCGTGTTGGATGACTTTCGCCGCGAAGTTCGTTTGACCATGCGGCTGGATCATCCCGGCATTCTGCCGATTCGAGACGCCAGCATCATTGAAGGCCACTTGGTGATCGTCACACCGCTGGCGGACCAGACCCTAGCAGAACGCTTGCAAAAGCGGATCCGATTCGAAACCGCGTACGGCTATGTAACCCAACTGCTTGACGCGGTCGCCTATGCCCACGATTCGGGTGTGGTTCACTGCGACATTAAACCCGAGAACGTGCTGCTATTCGGCGCCCAGACATTGCGTTTGACAGACTTTGGGATCGCCAAAGCCGGGTCGAAAACGATGACCGGCGCGGGCACGGGAACGGTCGGCTACATGGCTCCCGAACAGGCGATGGGCCGTCCTTCCCCGCGAAGCGATGTTTTTTCAATTGGGCTGATTTCGCACCGGATCTTTGCCGGTCGCTGGGCGGAGTATCCATTTCAGTGGCCGCTTCCGGGAACCGAAAACTTGCGACGGCGATTGCACCGCGATGCCGTTGACGTGATCCGCAAATCGCTGGAACTGAATCCCAGGCATCGGTATCGAAGTGCCAGTTCGATGTTGGACGCGTGGAAACGACAACGTCAAAAGGCGATGCGATTCGCCCGGCGAAAACGGGCGACAGCCACCGCTGCTTCATCGACACGGAGCTGA
- a CDS encoding cysteine peptidase family C39 domain-containing protein, with protein MNLSIPIQIRPQPTDATCGPACLSAVYQYWNVPVDQLPSVDPMPGLPGGGTLAVHLALDALQRDLDAAITTFNLQLFDPTWFHHQGEPYFGEFLCERLELQMRRKRFDSEADQVRLTLSTEAYVRFLQLGGRLRMRPLEEVLITRPLSRRIPILCGLSATYLYNEARERSVQPLCPIDDLSPSSVPDDVGGYPVGHFVVLYGFDAASGEVEIADPMHENPFTDSHHYRASFSTLAAALLLGIVTYDANLLTIAPRDIRS; from the coding sequence TTGAATCTTTCGATTCCCATTCAAATCCGCCCCCAACCGACCGATGCAACCTGCGGTCCGGCCTGCTTATCGGCGGTCTATCAATACTGGAATGTTCCCGTGGACCAATTGCCCAGCGTCGACCCGATGCCGGGATTACCCGGGGGCGGAACGCTGGCGGTTCACTTGGCGCTTGACGCGTTGCAACGGGATTTGGACGCAGCGATCACGACGTTCAACTTGCAGCTTTTCGATCCGACATGGTTTCACCATCAAGGAGAACCGTACTTCGGCGAATTCCTATGCGAGCGTCTGGAATTGCAGATGCGACGCAAGCGATTCGATAGCGAAGCGGATCAAGTTCGTTTGACATTGTCGACCGAAGCCTATGTGCGTTTCTTGCAGTTGGGCGGTCGATTAAGGATGCGTCCGCTGGAAGAAGTCCTGATCACCCGACCGCTTTCGCGGCGCATTCCCATTCTGTGCGGGCTGAGCGCGACCTATCTTTACAACGAAGCGAGGGAACGCAGTGTGCAGCCCTTGTGCCCGATCGACGATCTGTCGCCGTCGTCAGTTCCCGATGACGTTGGGGGGTATCCGGTGGGGCACTTTGTCGTTTTGTACGGGTTTGACGCGGCCAGTGGCGAAGTCGAAATCGCCGATCCGATGCACGAAAACCCATTTACAGATTCGCACCATTATCGTGCATCGTTTTCCACGTTGGCCGCTGCGTTGTTGTTGGGCATCGTGACGTATGACGCGAACCTATTGACGATCGCACCTCGAGACATCCGGTCATGA